Proteins found in one Bacillus subtilis subsp. subtilis str. 168 genomic segment:
- the sufC gene encoding sulfur mobilizing ABC protein, ATPase (Evidence 1a: Function from experimental evidences in the studied strain; PubMedId: 12682299, 16431905, 20097860, 28839209; Product type e: enzyme): MAASTLTIKDLHVEIEGKEILKGVNLEIKGGEFHAVMGPNGTGKSTLSAAIMGHPKYEVTKGSITLDGKDVLEMEVDERAQAGLFLAMQYPSEISGVTNADFLRSAINARREEGDEISLMKFIRKMDENMEFLEMDPEMAQRYLNEGFSGGEKKRNEILQLMMIEPKIAILDEIDSGLDIDALKVVSKGINKMRSENFGCLMITHYQRLLNYITPDVVHVMMQGRVVKSGGAELAQRLEAEGYDWIKQELGIEDETVGQEA, translated from the coding sequence ATGGCTGCTTCAACATTAACGATCAAAGATCTTCACGTTGAAATCGAAGGGAAAGAGATCTTAAAGGGTGTAAACCTTGAAATAAAAGGTGGAGAATTCCACGCAGTAATGGGCCCGAACGGAACTGGTAAATCCACTTTATCAGCTGCTATTATGGGGCATCCTAAATATGAAGTAACAAAAGGCAGCATCACGCTTGACGGCAAAGATGTACTGGAGATGGAAGTGGACGAGCGTGCGCAGGCAGGCTTATTCCTTGCAATGCAGTACCCAAGTGAAATCAGCGGTGTGACAAATGCCGACTTCCTTCGCTCAGCAATCAACGCGCGCAGAGAAGAAGGCGATGAAATTTCTCTCATGAAATTCATCCGCAAAATGGACGAAAACATGGAGTTCCTTGAAATGGACCCTGAAATGGCTCAGCGCTATCTTAACGAAGGCTTCTCAGGCGGGGAGAAAAAACGCAACGAAATCCTTCAATTAATGATGATTGAACCGAAAATCGCCATCCTTGATGAAATTGACTCAGGCCTTGATATTGACGCTTTGAAAGTTGTATCAAAAGGGATCAACAAAATGCGCAGCGAAAACTTCGGCTGCCTGATGATCACTCACTATCAGCGCCTGTTAAACTACATCACTCCGGATGTTGTTCACGTTATGATGCAAGGCCGCGTTGTAAAATCCGGCGGTGCAGAGCTTGCACAGCGTCTTGAAGCAGAAGGTTATGACTGGATCAAACAAGAACTTGGCATTGAAGACGAAACTGTTGGCCAAGAAGCGTAA
- the yusE gene encoding putative thiol-disulfide oxidoreductase with thioredoxin domain (Evidence 3: Putative function from multiple computational evidences; PubMedId: 15937154, 25875741; Product type e: enzyme), whose amino-acid sequence MKELQEHELDHIEDDVYLLYLYTPFCGTCQLASKMLTVVKEMLPDVAFYQNNVNYSPTFAKAYQIESVPCFLLFKGGKMVERGYAFHSVSYLYELIKQKSSSASHL is encoded by the coding sequence ATGAAAGAACTCCAAGAACACGAACTTGATCACATTGAAGATGATGTGTACCTTCTATATTTATATACTCCGTTTTGCGGCACCTGCCAGCTTGCAAGCAAAATGCTGACAGTGGTGAAAGAAATGCTGCCGGATGTCGCCTTCTATCAAAACAATGTCAATTACTCTCCGACATTCGCAAAAGCGTATCAAATTGAAAGCGTCCCTTGTTTTCTGCTGTTTAAAGGCGGAAAGATGGTCGAAAGAGGATATGCATTTCATTCCGTTTCTTATTTATATGAGCTGATCAAACAAAAATCATCTTCCGCATCCCATTTATGA
- the fadA gene encoding acetyl-CoA C-acyltransferase (Evidence 1a: Function from experimental evidences in the studied strain; PubMedId: 17189250, 21398533; Product type e: enzyme), translated as MKEAVIVSGARTPVGKAKKGSLATVRPDDLGAICVKETLKRAGGYEGNIDDLIIGCATPEAEQGLNMARNIGALAGLPYTVPAITVNRYCSSGLQSIAYAAEKIMLGAYDTAIAGGAESMSQVPMMGHVTRPNLALAEKAPEYYMSMGHTAEQVAKKYGVSREDQDAFAVRSHQNAAKALAEGKFKDEIVPVEVTVTEIGEDHKPMEKQFVFSQDEGVRPQTTADILSTLRPAFSVDGTVTAGNSSQTSDGAAAVMLMDREKADALGLAPLVKFRSFAVGGVPPEVMGIGPVEAIPRALKLAGLQLQDIGLFELNEAFASQAIQVIRELGIDEEKVNVNGGAIALGHPLGCTGTKLTLSLIHEMKRRNEQFGVVTMCIGGGMGAAGVFELC; from the coding sequence ATGAAAGAGGCAGTCATTGTGTCAGGTGCAAGAACACCGGTTGGAAAAGCAAAAAAAGGATCGTTGGCCACCGTTCGCCCGGATGATTTGGGAGCGATTTGTGTAAAAGAAACGCTGAAACGGGCAGGCGGCTACGAAGGCAATATTGATGACTTGATTATCGGCTGTGCAACACCTGAAGCGGAGCAGGGGCTTAATATGGCGAGAAATATCGGTGCGCTCGCGGGCCTGCCGTACACGGTTCCGGCGATTACAGTTAACCGCTATTGCTCTTCAGGCCTTCAGTCTATTGCGTATGCAGCAGAAAAAATTATGCTGGGCGCCTACGATACAGCGATCGCCGGCGGAGCAGAATCCATGTCGCAAGTTCCGATGATGGGGCATGTTACCCGTCCGAACCTTGCTTTGGCAGAAAAGGCACCGGAATATTATATGAGCATGGGGCACACAGCCGAGCAAGTCGCGAAAAAATACGGCGTCTCCCGTGAGGATCAAGACGCGTTTGCCGTTCGCAGCCATCAAAACGCCGCTAAAGCCCTTGCAGAAGGAAAATTTAAAGATGAAATTGTACCCGTCGAAGTGACGGTGACAGAAATCGGAGAAGACCATAAGCCTATGGAAAAACAGTTTGTGTTTTCTCAGGATGAAGGTGTTCGCCCGCAAACGACTGCAGACATCTTATCGACATTGCGCCCGGCCTTTTCCGTTGACGGGACGGTGACTGCGGGCAATTCCTCACAAACGAGTGACGGAGCGGCGGCTGTCATGCTGATGGACCGGGAAAAAGCCGATGCTCTTGGCCTGGCGCCGCTTGTGAAATTCCGCTCCTTTGCGGTAGGCGGCGTGCCGCCGGAAGTGATGGGAATCGGACCGGTGGAAGCGATTCCGCGCGCTTTGAAGCTTGCCGGACTTCAGCTGCAGGACATCGGCTTGTTTGAACTGAATGAAGCTTTTGCCTCACAGGCCATTCAAGTAATCAGGGAATTGGGAATTGATGAAGAAAAAGTGAATGTCAACGGGGGCGCAATCGCGCTTGGACACCCGCTTGGCTGTACGGGCACAAAGCTTACACTCTCACTCATCCATGAAATGAAACGGAGAAACGAGCAATTTGGAGTCGTGACCATGTGTATCGGCGGCGGAATGGGAGCGGCCGGTGTATTTGAATTATGCTAA
- the yusG gene encoding hypothetical protein (Evidence 4: Unknown function but conserved in other organisms), whose protein sequence is MAFDKQKLDVTNDVTGRFQNGRLSLYHDNEMIGQMTSMNEYELKSGYSFENEKFYKTADVVSGDDAKYVDCDYENGWC, encoded by the coding sequence ATGGCTTTCGACAAACAAAAGCTCGATGTCACCAATGACGTGACAGGCCGCTTTCAAAATGGCCGGCTCTCGTTATATCATGATAATGAGATGATCGGCCAAATGACAAGCATGAATGAATATGAGCTTAAGTCCGGTTATTCCTTTGAAAATGAGAAATTTTATAAGACAGCCGATGTGGTCTCTGGAGACGACGCAAAATATGTAGATTGTGACTACGAAAACGGCTGGTGTTAA
- the fadE gene encoding acyl-CoA dehydrogenase (FAD dependent) (Evidence 1a: Function from experimental evidences in the studied strain; PubMedId: 17189250, 21398533; Product type e: enzyme) — MAKKAADVQKGGGFLIEDVTYDQMYTPEDFTDEHKMIAKTTEDYIEQDVLPHIDDIENHQFEHSVRLLKKAGELGLLGADVPEEYGGLGLDKISSALITEKFSRAGSFSLSYGAHVGIGSLPIVFFGSEEQKKKYLPGLASGEKIAAYALTEPGSGSDALGAKTTAVLNEAGTHYVLTGEKQWITNSAFADVFVVYAKVDGDKFSAFIVEKEFPGVSTGPEEKKMGIKGSSTRTLILDQAEVPKENLLGEIGKGHVIAFNILNIGRYKLAVGTIGASKRVIELSAAYANQRRQFKTPIAGFSLTQEKIGTMASRLYAMESSVYRTVGLFEDNMSQFTAEDLKDGRQIAKSIAEYAIECSLNKVFGSETLDYIVDEGVQIHGGYGFMQEYEVERAYRDSRINRIFEGTNEINRLIVPSTFLKKALKGELPLFEKAQSLQEELMMLMPEEPGSGVLEQEKYIVKQAKKIALFAAGLAAQKYGKAIDREQEILVNVADIVSNVYAMESAVLRTEKAIAAQGAEKAAQKVLYTEIFVQEAFNEIEAHAKESLIAMEEGDSLRMMLSALRKLTRVTPKNVIQKKREAAAGIFEAEKYTV, encoded by the coding sequence ATGGCAAAAAAAGCGGCTGACGTACAAAAAGGCGGCGGATTTTTAATCGAGGATGTCACATACGATCAAATGTATACACCGGAGGATTTCACTGACGAGCATAAAATGATTGCGAAAACAACAGAGGATTACATCGAGCAAGATGTTCTCCCTCATATAGATGATATCGAAAACCATCAATTCGAGCATTCTGTCAGACTGTTGAAGAAAGCGGGCGAACTAGGGCTGCTTGGCGCCGATGTGCCGGAAGAATACGGCGGGCTCGGCCTTGATAAAATCAGCTCGGCACTCATCACTGAGAAATTTTCGCGTGCGGGAAGCTTTTCTCTTTCTTATGGCGCGCATGTCGGTATCGGTTCCTTGCCGATCGTCTTTTTCGGGTCAGAAGAACAAAAGAAAAAATATTTGCCTGGACTCGCTTCAGGCGAAAAGATCGCCGCTTATGCTCTGACTGAGCCTGGCTCTGGGTCTGATGCACTTGGAGCAAAAACAACAGCTGTGCTGAATGAAGCAGGAACCCATTATGTATTAACAGGGGAAAAACAGTGGATTACCAACTCTGCTTTTGCCGATGTATTTGTAGTTTACGCTAAGGTAGACGGCGACAAGTTTTCAGCCTTTATTGTAGAAAAAGAGTTCCCGGGTGTCTCCACGGGACCGGAAGAAAAGAAAATGGGAATCAAGGGATCATCGACAAGAACCCTCATTCTGGATCAAGCTGAAGTGCCAAAGGAAAACCTGCTCGGAGAAATCGGCAAAGGGCATGTCATCGCCTTTAATATTTTAAACATCGGCCGTTACAAACTGGCGGTTGGCACAATCGGCGCATCTAAACGCGTCATCGAGCTGTCTGCGGCATACGCAAATCAGCGCCGCCAATTTAAAACGCCGATTGCTGGTTTTTCATTGACACAGGAAAAAATCGGGACAATGGCCTCAAGGCTGTATGCGATGGAAAGCTCTGTATACAGAACCGTCGGGCTGTTTGAAGACAATATGAGCCAGTTCACGGCCGAAGATCTCAAGGACGGCCGGCAAATCGCCAAATCGATTGCGGAATACGCCATCGAATGCTCTCTGAATAAGGTATTCGGCTCTGAAACGCTTGATTATATCGTTGATGAAGGCGTGCAGATTCATGGAGGCTACGGCTTTATGCAGGAATACGAAGTAGAAAGGGCCTATAGGGATTCAAGGATCAATCGGATTTTTGAAGGCACAAACGAAATCAACCGGTTAATCGTGCCAAGCACCTTCCTGAAAAAAGCGCTTAAAGGCGAGCTGCCTTTATTCGAAAAAGCGCAGTCGCTGCAGGAAGAACTCATGATGCTTATGCCTGAAGAGCCTGGAAGCGGCGTCTTAGAGCAGGAGAAATATATCGTCAAGCAAGCCAAAAAAATTGCGTTGTTTGCTGCCGGCCTAGCCGCGCAAAAATACGGAAAAGCGATCGATCGTGAGCAAGAAATTCTCGTGAACGTAGCGGATATCGTCAGCAATGTATACGCAATGGAATCAGCCGTGCTCAGAACGGAAAAGGCCATTGCCGCACAAGGCGCTGAAAAAGCAGCGCAAAAGGTGCTGTACACAGAAATTTTCGTTCAAGAGGCCTTTAACGAAATCGAAGCGCATGCAAAGGAATCCCTTATCGCAATGGAAGAAGGAGATTCACTCCGCATGATGCTTTCCGCTCTGCGCAAGCTGACACGCGTAACGCCTAAAAACGTGATTCAGAAAAAACGCGAGGCGGCGGCAGGCATTTTTGAGGCTGAGAAATATACTGTCTGA
- the yurZ gene encoding hypothetical protein (Evidence 4: Unknown function but conserved in other organisms) — MEGFSLNQDRGSMQDALKQYKHGLGTFEQKMPLMGRKFNEFTEQCFAGNSLTEREKQLIALGIAINAQDEYCMIYHTKGCLDQGASEENILEAVSVAAAFGGGAAFSQGVTVVQQCIEEFGNTTH, encoded by the coding sequence ATGGAGGGATTTTCTTTGAATCAAGACAGAGGAAGCATGCAGGACGCGTTAAAACAATATAAACATGGTTTAGGCACATTTGAACAAAAGATGCCGCTGATGGGAAGAAAATTTAACGAATTTACTGAACAGTGCTTTGCCGGGAATTCTCTGACTGAAAGAGAAAAACAGCTGATCGCCCTCGGAATTGCCATCAATGCTCAGGACGAATATTGCATGATCTATCATACAAAAGGCTGTCTTGATCAGGGAGCGTCAGAAGAAAACATTCTCGAAGCCGTCAGTGTGGCAGCGGCATTTGGAGGCGGCGCAGCTTTCAGCCAAGGCGTGACAGTCGTTCAACAGTGCATTGAGGAATTCGGAAACACCACGCATTAA
- the yusI gene encoding putative oxidoreductase with thioredoxin domain and regulator domain (Evidence 3: Putative function from multiple computational evidences; Product type e: enzyme), whose translation MSLTFYWYPKCGTCRKAKKWLEEHGKEINEIHIAEQPPSKEELKALYEKSGLDLKKFFNTSGMKYRELNLKEKLYHMSEDEQLELLASDGMLIKRPLTTDGEKVTVGFKEDQFEENWA comes from the coding sequence ATGTCGTTAACTTTTTACTGGTACCCTAAATGCGGAACGTGCCGCAAAGCAAAGAAGTGGCTTGAAGAGCATGGGAAAGAAATAAACGAAATACATATTGCTGAGCAGCCGCCAAGCAAAGAAGAATTAAAAGCGCTTTATGAAAAAAGCGGGCTGGATCTCAAGAAATTTTTCAACACGAGCGGCATGAAATACCGCGAGCTCAATCTCAAGGAAAAGCTGTATCATATGTCAGAGGACGAACAGCTCGAACTGCTGGCTTCAGATGGTATGCTAATTAAACGCCCGCTTACAACAGACGGCGAAAAAGTGACTGTCGGATTTAAAGAAGACCAATTTGAAGAAAACTGGGCTTAA
- the yusD gene encoding hypothetical protein (Evidence 4: Unknown function but conserved in other organisms) has product MEKAEVLEDEYQHLFLKPLLNASTLLITFQGEAEALTVSINEQGEMKKVSPPQTSNLTFYGNQTEIIDLLHGDISLQHLIQSGSLKVKGSFRALLKLEAILWLTNGFFQRILKN; this is encoded by the coding sequence ATGGAGAAAGCGGAAGTTTTAGAAGATGAGTATCAGCATCTGTTTTTAAAACCCCTTTTGAATGCCTCAACATTGCTCATTACCTTCCAAGGAGAAGCAGAAGCCTTAACCGTCTCAATAAACGAACAGGGAGAAATGAAAAAAGTTTCTCCGCCCCAAACGTCCAACCTGACCTTTTACGGAAACCAAACGGAAATTATTGATTTATTGCACGGAGACATTTCCCTTCAGCACCTTATTCAGAGCGGAAGCCTCAAAGTAAAGGGGTCATTCAGGGCCCTGTTAAAGCTGGAAGCCATTCTCTGGCTGACAAATGGATTTTTTCAGAGGATTTTAAAAAATTAA
- the metQ gene encoding methionine ABC transporter, substrate binding lipoprotein (Evidence 1a: Function from experimental evidences in the studied strain; PubMedId: 10094622, 12910260, 14990259, 16109943, 17038623; Product type t : transporter): protein MKKLFLGALLLVFAGVMAACGSNNGAESGKKEIVVAATKTPHAEILKEAEPLLKEKGYTLKVKVLSDYKMYNKALADKEVDANYFQHIPYLEQEMKENTDYKLVNAGAVHLEPFGIYSKTYKSLKDLPDGATIILTNNVAEQGRMLAMLENAGLITLDSKVETVDATLKDIKKNPKNLEFKKVAPELTAKAYENKEGDAVFINVNYAIQNKLNPKKDAIEVESTKNNPYANIIAVRKGEEDSAKIKALMEVLHSKKIKDFIEKKYDGAVLPVSE, encoded by the coding sequence TTGAAAAAGCTATTTTTGGGTGCATTACTGCTTGTATTTGCAGGAGTTATGGCTGCCTGCGGTTCGAATAACGGCGCTGAATCCGGCAAGAAAGAAATTGTCGTTGCGGCAACAAAAACACCGCATGCGGAAATTTTAAAAGAAGCTGAACCATTGCTGAAAGAAAAAGGCTATACGCTGAAAGTGAAAGTGCTTAGTGATTACAAAATGTACAATAAAGCTTTAGCTGATAAAGAAGTGGACGCGAACTACTTCCAGCACATTCCTTACCTTGAGCAAGAAATGAAAGAAAACACAGATTACAAACTTGTGAATGCCGGCGCTGTTCACTTAGAGCCATTCGGTATTTACTCTAAAACATACAAATCACTGAAAGACCTTCCAGACGGTGCGACAATCATTCTGACAAACAACGTTGCTGAACAAGGCCGTATGCTTGCAATGCTTGAAAACGCTGGATTAATCACTCTTGATTCTAAAGTGGAAACAGTTGACGCAACATTGAAAGACATTAAGAAAAACCCGAAAAACCTTGAATTCAAAAAAGTAGCGCCTGAATTAACGGCAAAAGCATATGAAAACAAAGAAGGAGACGCGGTCTTCATCAATGTAAACTATGCGATCCAAAATAAATTAAATCCTAAAAAAGACGCAATTGAAGTAGAATCAACGAAAAACAACCCATACGCTAACATCATCGCAGTAAGAAAAGGCGAAGAAGATTCTGCAAAAATCAAAGCGCTGATGGAAGTTCTTCACTCTAAAAAGATCAAAGACTTCATCGAGAAAAAATACGACGGAGCTGTGCTTCCTGTATCTGAATAA
- the metP gene encoding methionine ABC transporter, permease component (Evidence 1a: Function from experimental evidences in the studied strain; PubMedId: 10094622, 12910260, 14990259, 15849754, 16850406, 17038623; Product type t : transporter), which yields MFEKYFPNVDLTELWNATYETLYMTLISLLFAFVIGVILGLLLFLTSKGSLWQNKAVNSVIAAVVNIFRSIPFLILIILLLGFTKFLVGTILGPNAALPALVIGSAPFYARLVEIALREVDKGVIEAAKSMGAKTSTIIFKVLIPESMPALISGITVTAIALIGSTAIAGAIGSGGLGNLAYVEGYQSNNADVTFVATVFILIIVFIIQIIGDLITNIIDKR from the coding sequence ATGTTTGAAAAATACTTCCCGAACGTTGATTTAACTGAATTATGGAACGCGACATATGAAACACTTTATATGACGCTGATTTCTTTACTGTTTGCTTTTGTCATCGGGGTCATCCTCGGCTTGCTGCTCTTTCTGACGAGCAAAGGAAGCCTCTGGCAGAATAAAGCGGTCAACTCAGTGATTGCAGCCGTTGTTAACATATTCAGATCGATTCCGTTCCTTATTTTAATTATTTTACTATTAGGTTTTACGAAATTTTTAGTCGGCACGATCTTAGGGCCAAACGCCGCATTGCCGGCGCTGGTAATCGGCTCGGCACCATTTTACGCGCGCCTTGTTGAAATCGCGCTGCGTGAGGTGGATAAAGGTGTGATTGAAGCAGCTAAATCAATGGGCGCGAAAACGTCTACGATTATTTTCAAAGTGCTGATTCCGGAATCAATGCCTGCTCTTATTTCTGGCATTACGGTTACAGCCATCGCTTTAATCGGTTCAACGGCAATTGCCGGAGCCATTGGTTCAGGAGGCCTTGGAAACCTTGCGTACGTAGAAGGATATCAGTCTAATAACGCTGATGTTACCTTCGTTGCTACTGTGTTTATTTTAATCATCGTGTTTATTATTCAAATCATCGGTGATCTAATAACAAATATTATAGACAAACGATAA
- the yusF gene encoding putative ribonuclease (Evidence 3: Putative function from multiple computational evidences; PubMedId: 12794188; Product type e: enzyme) codes for MLAVNFTAFFYNLNISNLTRQVNKMKMDELEKVMIVEGKSDKEKIESVLNEPMRIICTNGTISQLRLEELADELYDKDVYILVDADESGEKLRKQLKREFNEACHLHVDRAYKEVAAAPRHHIASVLLRANLNVHTIFLERKSRGV; via the coding sequence ATGTTGGCGGTGAATTTCACTGCCTTCTTTTACAATCTGAACATTTCAAATTTGACGCGGCAGGTGAACAAGATGAAGATGGATGAGCTGGAAAAGGTTATGATTGTCGAGGGGAAATCAGATAAAGAGAAAATCGAAAGCGTCCTGAATGAACCGATGCGCATTATCTGCACAAACGGAACAATCAGCCAGCTGAGGCTCGAGGAATTGGCTGACGAGCTTTATGATAAAGACGTCTATATATTAGTTGATGCTGATGAATCAGGTGAGAAATTGAGAAAACAGCTGAAGCGTGAATTTAATGAAGCCTGCCATCTCCATGTCGACAGAGCCTATAAGGAAGTAGCGGCTGCGCCCAGGCACCATATCGCTTCTGTATTGCTGCGTGCGAATCTGAATGTCCATACTATTTTTCTTGAAAGAAAGTCCCGAGGTGTATAG
- the gcvH gene encoding glycine cleavage system protein H (lipoyl acceptor protein) (Evidence 2b: Function from indirect experimental evidences (e.g. phenotypes); PubMedId: 20882995, 21338421; Product type e: enzyme): MSIPKDLRYSGEHEWVKVEGEKARIGITHFAQSELGDIVFVELPEVGAEIKADEPFGSVESVKTVSELYAPINGTVVEVNEDLDDSPEFVNESPYEKAWMIVVEPSDASEIEKLMTAEQYEEMTQED; this comes from the coding sequence TTGAGCATACCAAAAGATTTGCGTTACTCAGGAGAACACGAGTGGGTAAAAGTTGAAGGAGAAAAAGCCAGAATCGGAATTACGCATTTTGCCCAGTCCGAACTAGGCGACATCGTGTTTGTCGAACTTCCTGAAGTGGGCGCTGAAATCAAAGCGGACGAGCCATTCGGCAGTGTTGAATCCGTTAAAACGGTATCTGAGCTTTATGCACCGATTAACGGAACGGTTGTGGAAGTAAACGAAGATCTTGATGACAGTCCGGAATTCGTCAACGAATCTCCGTACGAAAAAGCATGGATGATCGTCGTTGAGCCATCTGACGCTTCTGAAATTGAAAAACTGATGACAGCAGAGCAATACGAAGAGATGACACAAGAAGACTAA
- the metN gene encoding methionine ABC transporter (ATP-binding protein) (Evidence 1a: Function from experimental evidences in the studied strain; PubMedId: 10094622, 12910260, 14990259, 17038623; Product type t: transporter): protein MINLQDVSKVYKSKHGDVNAVQNVSLSIKKGEIFGIIGYSGAGKSSLIRLLNGLEKPTSGTVEVAGTKINEVNGRGLRKARHEISMIFQHFNLLWSRTVRDNIMFPLEIAGVKKSERIKRANELIKLVGLEGKEKSYPSQLSGGQKQRVGIARALANNPKVLLCDEATSALDPQTTDSILDLLSDINERLGLTIVLITHEMHVIRKICNRVAVMENGKVVEEGEVLDVFKNPKEQMTKRFVQQVTEPEETKETLQHLLDDTASGKMVQLTFVGESAEQPLITEMIRNFNVSVNILQGKISQTKDGAYGSLFIHIDGDEEEVQNVIRFINDKQVKAEVITNV, encoded by the coding sequence TTGATCAATCTTCAGGATGTTTCAAAAGTTTACAAGTCGAAACATGGAGATGTCAATGCTGTCCAAAACGTCTCGCTTTCCATTAAAAAAGGTGAGATTTTTGGAATTATAGGATATAGCGGAGCTGGTAAGAGTTCCTTAATCCGTCTGCTGAACGGCCTTGAGAAACCAACCTCAGGAACCGTGGAAGTGGCGGGAACCAAGATTAATGAAGTAAATGGACGCGGTTTAAGAAAAGCACGCCATGAGATCAGTATGATTTTCCAGCATTTCAATTTGCTTTGGTCGCGGACTGTCAGAGATAATATCATGTTTCCTTTAGAAATTGCCGGGGTGAAAAAGAGCGAGCGGATCAAGCGCGCCAATGAACTGATTAAACTGGTAGGTTTAGAAGGAAAAGAAAAATCTTATCCGTCCCAGCTGAGCGGCGGTCAGAAGCAGCGTGTCGGAATTGCCAGAGCGCTTGCAAACAATCCGAAGGTTCTTCTTTGTGACGAAGCGACATCAGCATTAGATCCGCAAACGACAGATTCAATTCTGGATCTATTGTCCGATATTAATGAAAGACTCGGTTTGACGATTGTGCTGATTACGCACGAAATGCATGTCATACGCAAAATCTGCAACAGAGTCGCCGTCATGGAAAACGGCAAGGTGGTCGAAGAAGGCGAGGTTCTCGATGTCTTCAAAAATCCAAAGGAACAAATGACAAAACGATTTGTTCAACAGGTGACAGAGCCGGAAGAAACGAAAGAGACGCTTCAGCACCTTCTTGATGATACAGCATCAGGAAAAATGGTTCAGCTCACATTTGTCGGTGAGTCAGCTGAACAGCCTCTGATTACAGAGATGATCAGAAACTTCAATGTCAGCGTCAATATTCTGCAAGGGAAAATTTCGCAGACGAAGGATGGGGCTTACGGTTCACTGTTCATCCACATTGACGGGGACGAGGAAGAAGTGCAAAACGTGATCCGATTCATTAATGACAAACAGGTGAAAGCAGAGGTGATCACGAATGTTTGA
- the yuzK gene encoding putative toxin of a toxin antitoxin system (Evidence 3: Putative function from multiple computational evidences; Product type f: factor), which translates to MEKAMQLSHGIGYEEYGRRLETRMKVERQRELDYEKSKRISAGAY; encoded by the coding sequence ATGGAAAAAGCGATGCAGCTGTCACACGGAATTGGATACGAGGAATATGGACGCCGGCTGGAAACAAGAATGAAAGTAGAGCGGCAGAGAGAGCTTGATTATGAAAAAAGCAAGCGGATTTCTGCGGGAGCTTATTGA